The Drosophila sulfurigaster albostrigata strain 15112-1811.04 chromosome 3, ASM2355843v2, whole genome shotgun sequence genomic sequence ATTAtgagttaaaaataaattgtgctAACATACATTATACCGAACTATTTTGGAATTGAAAACCAAACGAAAACtactataaaattatattgtagTTTAGCAGGGACGTATCTCATTCATAAAGCATTCGAAATGAAGAAATGAATTTGTAGAAAATGTTATCTGAAGCTCAAATAATGTTCCTCATTAtgagttaaaaataaattgtgctAACATACATTATATCGAACTATTTTGGAATTCAAAACCAAACGAAAACtcttataaaattatatttagtttagcAGGGACGTATCTCATTCATAAAGCATTCGAAATGAAGAAATGAATTTGTAGAAAATGTTATCTGTTTTATGCTTgataataacaagtaagaaagttacagtcgagtgtgctcgactgtgagaaacccgctacccaaatttaataaagccaaaatattgcggtatcattttcaaaatattccgaaaatactaaaaaatactaaaaaaatataccgaatgatatgtttggtatatcgatatagtacaccattcaaaatataccatagacggcacaatgtaccagattgtcggccaaagcaactcagacccctagtaagtaggcgtttttgcccatacaaaagtatttctttaataacttccacaatttttatctgatcgcaacttaattttcaggaatcataactactatagtaattattgtataaaccaaaattcgcaaatctagcttaaaaattacgcttgttattcgatttttatgatttgcgggggcggaagtgggcgtggcaaaaatttgaaacaaacttgatctgcgtgcaaacataacaaatgctgtcgaaaattatagctctatctcttatagtctctgagatctaggtgttcatacggacggacggacagacacacagacacacagacacacagacggacagacggacagacggacatggctatatcgtctcggctgttgacgctgatcaagaatatatatactttatagggtcggagatgcctccttctacctgttacatacatttcctgccggcacaaagttataatacccttctaccctatgggtagcgggtataaaaatgatgTTAAGTTGCACTTAAACGTGCTTCAACAATGGAGAAATCTTCTCAACCAACTGTGGGCGTTGCAACAAGTCCCTTGAGAGATTGGAGACAGCAACGGACGTGGTCATCTACTATCCACAATAGTTTAACAACATCATCAGAATAGTTCATTGAACTGTGAAACAAGTTCTATATACTTAAGTTCAATGGGCTGATGGCCGACAACAGATCGGATAAGTAATTCAATAGGGcacaaatcataataataaaaaaaaaacgaaagaactTAACTGAAGCACTAAACACTGTTGATTGCGTGTGTGGGATGTGGCAACATCAACTGGTGGATGCAACGTGGTATAAAAGATGCAACAAATGCGACAACTGCACACAGAAGCCAAACGACTGCAATGCCAAGCGCAACTGGAACCTTTGGCCTGATCCTGCTGCTAAGCGGAGGTGAGTTGAGCAGAGTTTAAAGACAGTTCcatatagtaaaataaatcCTTTACAGTGCTGCTCGGCATAGAAGGATTGCCCACTGCTGATGTGGTTACTCATGCACCACCAGACAACTCCATTGTGGAGGCGCGTGCTCACAAACAGGATCAGGATGCGCTGGACGTAGACGACGACTTGGATGGCCGCAGTGCCTATGTGAACAATCAATTTGTGCCCAATGAACCTGTCGAGCTGCTGGACGACGAGCAGAATGCACCGCTCTATGAAATACTACAAAAGCAGATGGAGCAAGTTCTCGCTGCAACTGGACCTGATGTGCCCATCTACGCAGACGAAAAGACTAAGCGCCAGCGGCTACAACAGCCACCGAATAAACCGCTTTTCACCAGCACCAATGAAGCGGACGCAGATGACGATTATGTGGATGAGACGGTGCCAGAATCCGAGCAAGGTGACATCGATGCAGAGAAACcagatgcagcagcaactgcagagGAGCAGCTGCCAGAAACGAACTaccaagtgcagcagcagccaatcCCTACTTCAAAGCCAGccagcagctccagctccagctccacaAGAAGACCTCAGCGCAGACGTACGACAACTGCATTGCCACGCACAACGCGCTCGAAGAGTGAGCAGCAGTCGAAAGTGACGTCGACAACAGTGAGTCCAGAGTTGACAAGCAGCACAGCTGCAGCTCCTGCTTCTACCTCCTCCTCTAATCAAAAGCAACGTCCCCACTCCAAGCCGAATCCCAATCTGAACAACAGTTTGCCGCACGATCCGCAAATCTATCAGCACAAACGTCGCATCATCTTCAAGACCATCTCGACAGGTTCGCAATTTGTCAACTCTCCCATTGGTGATCTGATGATCAAGTTCTCCATTGGCTTTGCAAAGCCAGCCAGTCaggctgcagcaacagcttccAGTGAGATGTTGCGTGCCTTCTCCAATAACCTGTTGCGCAACATTGAGTtgcaaaagttgaaaagaGTCAAAGTGCAGAAGGATTAATAAAGTGTGTGCGCTATAATTGATGTACAAaacataattcaatttcatagGTCACTCGAGTGttacagcaaaacaaaacaaatcgaaaacaaatgATATACTTGAAGTATATTAAAGATGGA encodes the following:
- the LOC133842741 gene encoding uncharacterized protein LOC133842741 → MQRGIKDATNATTAHRSQTTAMPSATGTFGLILLLSGVLLGIEGLPTADVVTHAPPDNSIVEARAHKQDQDALDVDDDLDGRSAYVNNQFVPNEPVELLDDEQNAPLYEILQKQMEQVLAATGPDVPIYADEKTKRQRLQQPPNKPLFTSTNEADADDDYVDETVPESEQGDIDAEKPDAAATAEEQLPETNYQVQQQPIPTSKPASSSSSSSTRRPQRRRTTTALPRTTRSKSEQQSKVTSTTVSPELTSSTAAAPASTSSSNQKQRPHSKPNPNLNNSLPHDPQIYQHKRRIIFKTISTGSQFVNSPIGDLMIKFSIGFAKPASQAAATASSEMLRAFSNNLLRNIELQKLKRVKVQKD